A window from Azoarcus sp. DD4 encodes these proteins:
- a CDS encoding LysR family transcriptional regulator, whose translation METLANLESFVRSAETGSFSAAARRLALTPAAVSRNVAMLERNLGLRLFQRSTRKLTLTEAGERFLAAIGGNLDALQTAIAEAGSAQGEPAGVLKLSLPPTFGLSHVLPLLPEFLARHPRVRPEWHFENRQVDLIAEGYDAAIGGGFELTPGVVARALAPAHIVAVAAPGLAAGRAPLVDPAGLAGWPGIVMRSGRSGRVRHWTMRDLAGREMAAPLAETIVVNDPAAMRDAAALGLGVTMLALPDALPLLERGELVRLLPHWYADAGAISLYYPGRSLMPAKTRAFVDFIVEAFARERYAERFAGSLG comes from the coding sequence ATGGAAACCCTCGCCAACCTCGAATCCTTCGTCCGCAGCGCCGAAACCGGCAGCTTCTCCGCCGCCGCGCGCCGGCTGGCGCTGACGCCGGCGGCGGTCAGCCGCAACGTCGCCATGCTGGAGCGCAACCTCGGCCTGCGGCTGTTCCAGCGCTCCACCCGCAAGCTCACGCTCACCGAGGCCGGCGAGCGCTTCCTCGCCGCCATCGGCGGCAATCTCGACGCCCTGCAGACGGCCATCGCCGAAGCCGGCAGCGCGCAGGGGGAACCGGCCGGCGTGCTCAAGCTCAGCCTGCCGCCCACCTTCGGCCTCAGCCATGTGCTGCCGCTGCTGCCGGAATTCCTCGCGCGCCATCCGCGCGTGCGGCCGGAATGGCACTTCGAGAACCGCCAGGTGGATCTGATCGCGGAGGGCTACGATGCCGCCATCGGCGGCGGCTTCGAGCTGACGCCGGGGGTGGTGGCGCGCGCGCTGGCGCCGGCGCACATCGTCGCGGTGGCGGCGCCGGGGTTGGCGGCGGGGCGCGCGCCGCTGGTGGACCCCGCCGGGCTGGCCGGGTGGCCGGGCATCGTCATGCGTTCGGGGCGCAGCGGTCGGGTGCGCCACTGGACGATGCGCGACCTCGCCGGCCGGGAGATGGCGGCGCCGCTGGCCGAGACCATCGTGGTGAACGATCCGGCGGCGATGCGCGATGCGGCGGCGCTCGGGCTGGGCGTGACGATGCTGGCGCTGCCCGATGCGCTGCCCCTGCTGGAGCGGGGCGAACTCGTACGGCTGCTGCCGCACTGGTATGCCGATGCCGGCGCGATCTCGCTCTACTACCCCGGCCGCAGCCTGATGCCGGCCAAGACGCGCGCCTTTGTCGATTTCATCGTCGAGGCCTTCGCGCGGGAGCGCTACGCCGAACGCTTCGCCGGCAGCCTGGGCTGA
- a CDS encoding 3-oxoacyl-ACP reductase family protein: MSSHTLPLAGKVALVTGGSRSIGAAIVKRLAADGATVAFTYSASPARAAEVVRDIEAAGGRALAIAADAGNPDAVRAAVAHTVETFGRLDILVNNAGIALGGPIGDIAFEDYERMIAVNVTGVFVATQEATRHMQQGGRVIHIGSSMTRYAAFPGASLYTLTKGAVTGFNRSLVRDLGPRGITVNTVHPGPTDTDMNPDGGPVSKIVGPGMAIGRYGQPQEIATVVAFLASPAAAFVTGADIVADGGFTA, translated from the coding sequence ATGTCTTCCCACACCCTTCCTCTCGCCGGCAAGGTCGCCCTCGTCACCGGCGGTTCGCGTTCCATCGGCGCCGCCATCGTCAAGCGCCTGGCCGCCGACGGCGCCACCGTTGCCTTCACCTACAGCGCCTCGCCGGCGCGTGCCGCCGAGGTCGTCCGCGACATCGAGGCCGCCGGCGGCCGCGCGCTCGCCATCGCGGCGGACGCCGGCAATCCGGACGCGGTGCGCGCCGCGGTGGCGCACACGGTCGAAACCTTCGGCCGCCTCGACATCCTGGTGAACAACGCCGGCATCGCGCTCGGCGGCCCGATCGGCGACATCGCCTTCGAGGACTACGAACGCATGATCGCGGTCAACGTCACCGGCGTCTTCGTCGCCACCCAGGAAGCCACCCGCCACATGCAACAGGGCGGCCGGGTGATCCACATCGGCTCGTCGATGACGCGCTACGCCGCCTTTCCCGGCGCCTCGCTCTACACCCTGACCAAGGGCGCGGTCACCGGCTTCAACCGCAGCCTGGTGCGCGACCTCGGCCCGCGCGGCATCACGGTGAACACCGTCCATCCCGGCCCCACCGACACCGACATGAACCCGGACGGCGGCCCGGTCAGCAAGATCGTCGGCCCGGGCATGGCCATCGGCCGCTACGGCCAGCCGCAGGAAATTGCCACGGTCGTCGCCTTCCTCGCCAGCCCCGCCGCCGCCTTCGTCACCGGCGCCGACATCGTCGCCGACGGCGGCTTCACCGCCTGA